One Mycobacteroides abscessus ATCC 19977 genomic window carries:
- a CDS encoding DUF456 domain-containing protein, with protein MSVGGLLLVALGIAIGMVGIVVPMVPGTGLVVLSIGAWALVESTTKAWVVLGIVVGLAATTTVVKYVWPAARMREAGVPTLSLVLGGIAAIVGFFVIPVVGLVVGFVLGIYLAEFIRRSSQRQAWGATVTAVKAVATSIGIEMVGAMVSAGIWLGAVLV; from the coding sequence ATGAGTGTCGGTGGGCTGTTGTTGGTGGCCCTCGGTATCGCCATCGGCATGGTCGGCATCGTGGTGCCGATGGTTCCCGGCACCGGGCTCGTTGTTCTTTCCATCGGGGCATGGGCGCTTGTGGAATCAACCACCAAGGCCTGGGTGGTGCTGGGAATTGTGGTGGGGTTGGCCGCTACAACCACCGTGGTGAAGTATGTGTGGCCGGCTGCGCGGATGCGTGAGGCAGGCGTACCCACGCTCAGTTTGGTGTTGGGTGGCATCGCGGCGATAGTCGGCTTCTTCGTGATTCCGGTGGTGGGTCTGGTGGTCGGCTTTGTGCTGGGCATCTATCTCGCGGAATTCATCCGGCGAAGCAGCCAGAGGCAGGCGTGGGGAGCGACCGTGACCGCGGTGAAGGCGGTGGCCACTTCGATCGGTATCGAGATGGTGGGTGCCATGGTATCGGCGGGCATTTGGCTTGGGGCTGTGCTGGTCTGA
- a CDS encoding MlaD family protein encodes MTAPVQSGGLLESVSRGLLAVGDVFRRSWKWLSVVGLVAILVICVGYVMFGTLKVNPIESEYQVKVQLHESGGLLPNQEVTLRGVPIGRVESVNLDKGGVVAIAAINGSVKLPVDSEVRVSGLSPAGEQYLDFRPTTNNGPFLGNNSVVALGKATTPITLAQVLADSDGLLAQLDTQKLSTLRKELGVSAQGPEKLANILDGGTFLITTLDGVLPETVTLLKSSKVTFSTLVDLNSGLDATGQQLGSTFAGLKKMDGGFRTLLERAPQTLHGVDNLFTDNSDTMVQLLGNLATVAQLNYVRVPALNALFPGPEVRGSMLESAASIFHDGAVWALADLLYPRPTCDYVTPRKPVSDASFYEPALYSTYCANPDPAMLVRGARNAPRPADDDTAGPPPNADLAKVSDPTPRGKWSVPTPYGGPQWPLPIPGDAPLPPEAPAPPPGFGNTPPTGR; translated from the coding sequence ATGACCGCCCCGGTGCAGTCCGGTGGTCTGCTGGAATCGGTGTCCCGGGGACTGTTGGCCGTTGGTGACGTCTTCAGGCGCAGCTGGAAGTGGCTGTCGGTCGTCGGCCTGGTGGCGATCCTCGTCATCTGCGTCGGCTACGTGATGTTCGGGACATTGAAGGTGAACCCGATCGAATCCGAGTACCAGGTGAAGGTGCAGCTCCATGAATCCGGTGGGTTGCTGCCCAACCAAGAGGTCACCCTGCGCGGGGTGCCGATCGGACGGGTTGAGTCGGTCAACCTGGACAAGGGCGGCGTGGTCGCGATCGCCGCGATCAATGGTTCGGTGAAGCTTCCGGTCGACAGCGAGGTCCGAGTATCGGGCTTGTCACCCGCCGGCGAGCAGTATCTCGACTTCCGGCCGACGACGAACAACGGCCCCTTCCTGGGGAACAACAGTGTCGTTGCGCTGGGCAAGGCCACCACTCCGATAACCCTGGCACAGGTGTTGGCGGATTCTGACGGCCTACTGGCGCAGTTGGATACCCAGAAGCTGAGCACCCTGCGCAAGGAGTTGGGGGTCAGTGCACAGGGGCCGGAGAAACTGGCCAACATCCTCGACGGTGGCACCTTCCTCATCACCACCCTTGATGGCGTGCTGCCGGAAACGGTGACGCTGCTCAAGTCCAGCAAGGTGACCTTCTCGACACTGGTGGACCTCAACTCCGGTCTGGACGCCACCGGTCAGCAACTGGGTAGCACCTTCGCCGGTCTGAAGAAGATGGACGGCGGTTTCCGGACCTTGCTCGAGCGGGCCCCACAAACCCTGCACGGTGTGGACAATCTCTTCACCGACAACTCCGACACGATGGTGCAATTGCTGGGCAATCTCGCCACCGTCGCGCAGCTGAACTACGTCCGGGTCCCGGCCCTCAACGCGTTGTTCCCCGGGCCGGAGGTGCGTGGATCGATGCTGGAGAGCGCCGCGTCGATCTTCCACGACGGCGCTGTCTGGGCACTTGCCGATCTGCTGTACCCGAGACCCACATGCGATTACGTCACACCCCGTAAGCCAGTGTCGGACGCGAGCTTCTACGAACCGGCGCTCTACTCCACGTACTGCGCCAACCCCGACCCGGCGATGCTGGTGCGTGGTGCACGCAACGCGCCGCGGCCCGCGGACGACGACACCGCCGGCCCACCTCCCAACGCGGACCTGGCCAAGGTGTCCGACCCGACGCCTCGGGGCAAGTGGAGTGTTCCCACGCCGTATGGTGGACCGCAGTGGCCCCTCCCGATCCCTGGCGATGCACCCCTGCCTCCCGAGGCGCCTGCGCCACCGCCCGGTTTCGGTAATACTCCACCTACCGGACGCTAG
- a CDS encoding MlaD family protein, producing the protein MRGSKISKLRAAALAAVGALAVSACTPPGLDSLPLPAPNMGSQSYKLTARFANALNLPAKAKVRLGGADVGEVESMDAVDYVAVVQLRIREGVRLPVGTTAQLRTATPLGDVFVAVTPPATPSGQLLKDGGTLDLDNTSSAATVEGVLASAAVLVNGGVIRNLTHVVNGLGKSSGGNGSNGIVFGDIVKQSDQLMGTLNGRSAQIQNSLDKTSQLASTLSAREKTINDLLESGAPALKAIDPHQVTDLADTAGHISDQLAKFPSIQGTDSRSMITDFNTVARAFNDVTVSPDTSLVALNRLLPILIKANAGSALAVDVNMAKLALGNWPDAGYKGDPTFHGPKQADWGYLVGSFKYSLYRLQERVVGQGPNPPAPAPAPQPEPAPAPEPGPGR; encoded by the coding sequence ATGCGCGGGTCGAAGATTTCGAAGCTCAGGGCGGCGGCGCTGGCCGCGGTCGGCGCGCTGGCCGTTTCTGCTTGCACGCCACCAGGACTCGACAGTCTGCCGCTGCCCGCCCCCAATATGGGTTCGCAGTCCTACAAACTGACCGCGCGATTCGCCAACGCGCTCAACCTGCCTGCCAAGGCGAAGGTGCGCCTCGGTGGTGCCGATGTCGGCGAGGTCGAGTCGATGGATGCCGTGGACTACGTCGCGGTGGTTCAGCTGCGTATCCGCGAGGGTGTGCGACTGCCCGTCGGCACCACCGCACAGCTGCGCACGGCCACTCCGCTGGGCGATGTCTTCGTGGCGGTCACCCCACCGGCGACGCCGAGTGGCCAGCTCCTCAAGGACGGCGGCACGCTGGATCTGGACAACACCTCTTCGGCCGCGACGGTTGAGGGTGTGCTCGCCTCCGCCGCCGTGCTCGTCAACGGTGGTGTCATCCGCAACCTGACGCACGTGGTGAACGGGCTCGGAAAGTCCTCCGGCGGTAATGGCAGTAACGGCATCGTGTTCGGCGACATCGTCAAGCAGTCCGACCAGTTGATGGGCACTCTCAACGGGCGGTCGGCGCAGATCCAGAACTCGCTGGACAAGACCTCGCAGCTGGCCTCGACACTGTCCGCACGGGAGAAGACGATCAACGATCTGCTGGAGTCCGGTGCGCCGGCGTTGAAGGCGATCGATCCTCACCAGGTCACCGACCTCGCGGACACCGCCGGGCATATCTCAGATCAACTGGCGAAGTTCCCGTCGATTCAGGGCACCGACAGTCGCAGCATGATCACCGATTTCAACACGGTCGCGCGCGCATTCAACGACGTCACGGTGAGTCCGGACACCAGCCTGGTCGCGCTGAACCGCTTGCTTCCGATACTGATCAAGGCGAACGCCGGCAGTGCGCTGGCTGTCGATGTCAACATGGCCAAGCTGGCGCTGGGCAACTGGCCCGACGCCGGGTACAAGGGCGACCCGACCTTCCACGGCCCCAAGCAGGCCGACTGGGGCTATCTGGTCGGCAGCTTCAAGTACTCGCTGTACAGACTGCAGGAACGTGTGGTGGGTCAGGGACCGAACCCGCCCGCGCCGGCCCCGGCACCCCAACCGGAACCCGCGCCGGCGCCCGAGCCAGGACCCGGCCGATGA
- a CDS encoding MCE family protein has product MSINVTQQGSRARRVFMIGAVSVLVVLALVGGYFGLRKAGVVDDKITVTAQFDEGSGLFVGNVVEVLGLPVGAIESVEAKGTYVEVKFNVDKDVKVPANVIAAAFTSSVLTDRHVALSPPYTEGPVLKDGDLIPLDRTRTPVGFDRVLATVDKLASAMKGDGKGGGPAADLVNIGAQAAAGNGEQVKTALDELSKALKMTTDGAETKDQLTTIIKSVSSLVNAMNENDKAIRQFGSAVHGTADVLAAERFGTGNTGRKANEVLKSTAELIEKNRDVIKGLLGNSNVTLQSLSDNQRELKETLDLLPLLLDNVDRSIDPVNGSLRLHPMLDKLLFESQFTKEICNMMGLRQLGCSTGTMADYGPDFGLTYMLDGMARMGQ; this is encoded by the coding sequence ATGAGCATCAACGTGACACAGCAGGGTTCCAGGGCCCGGCGGGTTTTCATGATCGGCGCGGTGTCGGTGCTGGTCGTGTTGGCTTTGGTCGGTGGCTATTTCGGTCTGCGTAAGGCCGGAGTGGTGGACGACAAGATCACCGTCACCGCCCAATTCGACGAGGGTTCAGGCCTTTTCGTCGGCAACGTGGTGGAAGTGCTCGGCCTGCCGGTGGGGGCGATCGAATCGGTCGAGGCCAAGGGCACCTACGTCGAGGTCAAGTTCAACGTCGACAAGGACGTCAAGGTCCCGGCGAATGTCATCGCCGCAGCCTTCACCAGCTCGGTACTGACCGACCGGCACGTCGCACTGAGCCCGCCGTACACCGAGGGACCGGTGCTCAAGGACGGCGACCTCATTCCGCTCGATCGCACCCGTACCCCGGTCGGATTCGACCGGGTGCTGGCCACCGTCGACAAGCTCGCCTCGGCCATGAAGGGTGACGGCAAGGGCGGTGGTCCGGCCGCCGATCTGGTGAACATCGGGGCTCAGGCTGCCGCGGGCAACGGCGAGCAGGTCAAGACCGCGCTGGACGAGCTGTCGAAGGCGCTGAAGATGACCACCGATGGCGCCGAGACCAAGGACCAACTAACCACGATCATCAAGAGCGTGAGCTCCCTGGTGAACGCGATGAATGAGAATGACAAGGCAATCCGGCAGTTCGGCTCGGCCGTACATGGCACCGCCGATGTGTTGGCCGCCGAACGATTCGGCACCGGAAACACAGGCCGCAAGGCCAATGAGGTCTTGAAGAGCACCGCGGAGCTCATCGAAAAGAACCGCGATGTCATCAAGGGACTCCTGGGCAACAGCAATGTCACCCTGCAGTCGTTGAGTGACAACCAGCGTGAGCTCAAGGAGACCCTGGATCTGCTGCCGCTGCTACTGGACAACGTCGACCGGTCGATCGATCCGGTCAACGGTTCGCTGCGCCTGCATCCGATGCTGGACAAGCTGCTCTTCGAGAGCCAGTTCACCAAGGAAATCTGCAACATGATGGGTCTGCGGCAGCTCGGATGCAGCACCGGAACGATGGCCGATTACGGTCCCGACTTCGGACTGACCTACATGCTCGACGGCATGGCCAGGATGGGGCAGTGA
- a CDS encoding MCE family protein, translated as MSPRERKLEDRSKFWIGMIAVGVVAAIIASMLLYRQIGFGYTRYQAEFAQAAQLKKGDYVSVAGVDVGEVKSVVLDGTKVLVDLRVRDEVKLGAETQAAIKTTTLLGSRYIELRPRGAGTIPNKRIALSHTEVPYDLQALLADTAATYEQVDATKLAQSIDILAKQLEGLPEALPEAMRNLKDLSGIVSTRRTQIGELLKSASTVTATLHRQQANLGHLVFQGRDLLGEFVSRKASFQRLMASITKVVDLLSKVVVKDRPAFEKLLQQLRDVTAMASDHDDYMRNLLQILPVPLRNFTNATGSGYSMGINLTNGLIVDNWMCAISSRAQQWGLIEYFKDCA; from the coding sequence ATGAGCCCCCGTGAACGCAAGCTAGAAGACCGCAGCAAGTTCTGGATCGGCATGATCGCCGTGGGCGTCGTCGCCGCGATCATCGCGTCGATGCTGCTGTACCGGCAGATCGGTTTTGGATACACCCGCTATCAAGCCGAGTTCGCGCAGGCGGCACAGCTCAAGAAGGGCGACTACGTCAGCGTCGCGGGTGTTGACGTCGGTGAGGTGAAAAGCGTTGTGCTCGATGGCACCAAGGTGCTGGTCGACCTGCGGGTACGCGACGAGGTGAAGCTGGGCGCCGAGACGCAGGCGGCGATCAAGACCACCACACTGCTGGGCTCTCGGTACATCGAGTTGCGGCCGCGTGGCGCCGGCACCATCCCTAACAAGCGGATCGCTTTGTCGCACACCGAGGTGCCCTACGACCTGCAGGCTTTGCTTGCCGACACCGCGGCCACCTACGAACAGGTCGACGCGACGAAGCTGGCCCAGTCGATCGACATCCTGGCCAAGCAACTCGAGGGGTTGCCCGAGGCGCTGCCCGAGGCCATGCGGAATCTGAAGGACCTGTCGGGGATCGTCTCCACCCGGCGGACGCAGATCGGTGAGCTGCTCAAGAGTGCGTCCACCGTCACCGCAACGCTGCATCGCCAGCAGGCGAACCTGGGCCACCTGGTTTTCCAGGGGCGCGATCTGCTGGGAGAGTTCGTATCCCGTAAGGCGTCGTTCCAGCGCTTGATGGCATCGATCACCAAGGTCGTCGACCTGTTGAGCAAGGTCGTCGTCAAGGACCGGCCGGCCTTCGAGAAGTTGTTGCAGCAGCTGCGGGATGTCACGGCGATGGCCAGTGATCACGACGACTACATGCGAAACCTGTTGCAGATCCTGCCTGTTCCGTTGCGCAACTTTACGAACGCGACCGGCTCGGGGTACTCCATGGGCATCAACTTGACCAACGGTCTGATCGTGGACAACTGGATGTGCGCCATCAGTAGCCGGGCGCAGCAGTGGGGCCTGATCGAGTACTTCAAGGACTGCGCATGA
- a CDS encoding MCE family protein, which translates to MKNFRAAAIGLSLFVVFAIGVTTLVYGTLRRDTTGSTKNYTAIFTDVTGVRVGDDVRIAGVRVGRVDSIELDGSLAKLKFRVKSNQNLYGNTIVAVTYQNIIGQRYISLSRGIEGSPERLPEGSVIPVERTEPSFDVGALLNGFEPLFTLLDPKQVDNLSNGLIDAFAGDRGALAHVVAQTTEITKSFAGRDQSLGGLIDNLNTVLDNVAKQNDNLDQLVIQGQSVVGELDNRRQNLVSSIGSATHVVSRIQTIGDNVYPQMQELVYREPGTAAHILANKDQFAFLGSNLPLLLKGLARTTQDGAYGNSYACQLNINGFFPGLNDLVPEIVRRATHGNVAKYTPKCRGIE; encoded by the coding sequence ATGAAGAACTTCCGGGCCGCGGCTATCGGGCTGTCGTTATTCGTCGTGTTCGCCATCGGCGTGACAACCCTGGTGTACGGCACCCTGCGCCGCGACACCACCGGGTCGACCAAGAACTACACCGCGATCTTCACCGATGTCACTGGTGTGCGGGTGGGCGACGATGTGCGCATCGCGGGTGTGCGGGTGGGACGTGTTGACTCCATCGAGCTGGACGGTTCACTGGCCAAGCTGAAGTTCCGGGTCAAGAGCAACCAGAACCTTTACGGCAACACGATTGTCGCGGTGACCTACCAGAACATCATCGGTCAGCGCTACATCTCGCTGTCCCGCGGTATCGAAGGCAGTCCGGAGCGCCTGCCCGAAGGCAGCGTCATCCCGGTGGAGCGAACCGAACCGTCCTTCGACGTCGGCGCGCTGCTCAACGGCTTCGAACCGCTGTTCACCCTTCTGGACCCGAAGCAGGTCGACAATCTGTCCAACGGACTCATCGACGCCTTCGCCGGTGACAGGGGTGCGCTGGCCCACGTTGTCGCGCAGACCACCGAGATCACCAAATCCTTTGCCGGGCGCGATCAATCGCTGGGTGGCCTGATCGACAACCTCAACACCGTCCTGGACAATGTCGCCAAGCAGAACGACAACCTCGACCAGCTGGTCATCCAGGGCCAGAGCGTCGTCGGTGAACTGGACAATCGGCGCCAGAACCTGGTCTCGTCGATCGGCTCGGCAACTCATGTGGTCAGCCGGATTCAGACCATCGGCGACAACGTGTACCCACAGATGCAGGAACTCGTCTACCGCGAGCCGGGCACCGCGGCGCACATCCTTGCCAACAAGGATCAGTTCGCTTTCCTCGGGTCCAACCTGCCGCTGCTGCTCAAGGGCCTTGCTCGCACGACTCAGGATGGCGCGTACGGCAACTCCTATGCGTGCCAGCTGAACATCAACGGGTTCTTCCCGGGCCTGAATGACCTGGTCCCCGAAATCGTCAGGCGCGCCACTCATGGCAATGTCGCGAAGTACACACCGAAATGCCGAGGGATCGAATGA
- a CDS encoding MlaD family protein: protein MSGGSFSASGRGWSDRALLLAGVAVLAILGLVTGLLLAKSKGYLEDTVKVDAQLMNVGDGLPERADVKFRGMLVGAVTSVTPAEDGKPNIVHIDLKSEHAGGIPSTVTARVVPSNVFAVSSVQLVDNGDGAGIRNGAIITEDTKLPTVLFQTTTNKLRQVLAATERQRGDPPVGLIGVFGEATQGRGNKLLSSGARLQAILTEFNAMVTASPNDPSTIAALEKVSDALSTTSPRLLDNLENALVPLRTLAQKKDDVRGLLSAGLHTTGTTATAIDNHIDQMIGIGTHLTPVVGVLAQNADKFVPIATRVRALSDAAFANGWDPGRQVIGLNLILSFSPAWTYVRDDCPRYGELAGPSCTTAPETRQWIDIPEVLQPGSYKPPPDIAPPPGTVFPPPAADIMLHGTGPNPQEVDRAANPVLPPFGPPPNPAPAPVAPASFGGNVGPVGSAVEREQLGKALGGDASTSQQLLLGPVARGTTISVSRDESAADAAQPNSAQLNSGQGGGR, encoded by the coding sequence GTGAGTGGAGGTTCGTTCTCGGCGAGCGGTCGCGGCTGGTCCGACCGCGCCCTGCTGTTGGCCGGTGTGGCGGTGCTGGCGATCTTGGGCCTGGTGACCGGGTTGTTGCTCGCCAAGTCCAAGGGCTATCTGGAAGACACCGTCAAGGTCGACGCGCAGCTCATGAACGTGGGCGATGGACTGCCCGAACGCGCGGACGTGAAGTTCCGCGGCATGCTGGTCGGGGCCGTCACGTCGGTGACACCCGCCGAAGACGGCAAGCCGAACATTGTGCACATCGATCTGAAGTCGGAGCACGCCGGCGGCATTCCGAGTACCGTCACCGCGCGCGTGGTCCCGAGCAACGTGTTCGCGGTGTCGTCGGTACAGCTCGTCGACAACGGGGACGGTGCCGGAATCCGTAACGGCGCGATAATCACCGAGGACACCAAGCTGCCGACGGTGCTCTTCCAAACCACCACCAACAAGCTGCGTCAGGTGTTGGCCGCCACCGAGCGGCAACGCGGCGACCCGCCGGTCGGTTTGATCGGGGTATTCGGTGAGGCCACCCAGGGCCGCGGAAACAAGCTGCTGAGCTCGGGGGCGCGGCTGCAGGCGATCCTCACCGAGTTCAACGCCATGGTCACCGCCAGTCCGAACGATCCGTCGACGATCGCGGCCCTAGAGAAGGTGTCCGACGCACTGAGCACCACATCACCGCGACTGCTGGACAACCTGGAGAACGCCCTGGTGCCGCTGCGCACCCTGGCTCAGAAGAAAGATGATGTGCGCGGCCTGCTGTCGGCCGGTTTACACACCACCGGTACCACCGCGACCGCCATCGATAATCACATCGATCAGATGATCGGTATCGGCACCCATCTGACTCCCGTTGTCGGCGTCCTCGCGCAGAACGCGGACAAGTTTGTACCGATCGCAACGCGTGTTCGGGCACTGTCCGATGCCGCCTTTGCCAATGGCTGGGACCCGGGCCGACAGGTGATCGGGCTGAACCTCATCCTGTCGTTCAGCCCGGCCTGGACCTATGTCCGTGACGACTGCCCCCGATACGGCGAGCTGGCCGGACCGAGCTGCACCACCGCGCCCGAGACGCGGCAGTGGATCGACATTCCCGAGGTGTTGCAGCCCGGTAGCTACAAGCCGCCGCCGGATATCGCGCCGCCGCCGGGGACGGTGTTCCCGCCGCCCGCGGCCGACATCATGCTGCACGGCACGGGCCCCAACCCGCAGGAAGTCGACAGGGCCGCGAACCCGGTGCTGCCGCCGTTCGGACCGCCGCCCAACCCGGCGCCTGCGCCCGTGGCGCCGGCCTCGTTCGGCGGAAATGTCGGGCCGGTGGGCAGCGCGGTCGAGCGCGAGCAGCTCGGCAAGGCGCTGGGCGGTGATGCCAGCACCTCGCAGCAGCTGCTCCTTGGCCCGGTGGCCCGCGGAACCACGATCTCGGTCAGCCGTGACGAGTCGGCGGCCGATGCGGCCCAACCTAATTCGGCGCAGCTCAACTCGGGCCAGGGAGGCGGACGATGA
- a CDS encoding MlaE family ABC transporter permease has protein sequence MTISTYRPKGVQPIIDAGQRIAQSIRRLGHMLAFFVEAIASIPNALRYYSKEFFRLLADVTWGNGSLVTGGGTVGVAAVLGATIGALIGIEAYNLLNIIGLGPATGFISSLVSTRELAPVMAALAFAMQAGCRFTAQLGAQRINEEIDALDALAIRPIPYLVTTRLLASTVAVVPLYLLCLVISYITCRLLVGISSGGSIGGAYNHYFTMMLSGTDVVYSVIKAVVFVWIASTIQCYFGFNASGGPEGVGVAAGHAMRAAITVVIIVNMLLTMALWGVDAGARFGG, from the coding sequence ATGACCATCTCCACATACCGTCCCAAGGGCGTTCAGCCGATCATCGACGCGGGGCAGCGGATCGCCCAGTCGATTCGGCGACTCGGGCACATGCTGGCCTTCTTCGTGGAGGCCATCGCCTCGATCCCGAACGCCCTGCGCTACTACTCCAAGGAATTCTTCCGGCTGCTGGCCGACGTCACGTGGGGTAACGGCTCGCTGGTCACCGGCGGCGGGACCGTCGGTGTCGCCGCGGTGTTGGGTGCCACCATCGGCGCGTTGATCGGTATCGAGGCCTACAACCTGCTGAACATCATCGGCCTGGGCCCGGCCACGGGATTTATTTCTTCCCTGGTCTCGACGCGTGAGCTGGCGCCTGTGATGGCAGCCCTCGCTTTCGCGATGCAAGCCGGCTGCCGCTTCACCGCGCAGCTCGGCGCCCAGCGCATCAACGAGGAGATCGACGCGCTGGACGCGCTGGCGATCCGGCCCATTCCGTACCTGGTGACCACTCGACTGCTGGCCTCCACCGTCGCCGTGGTTCCGCTGTATCTGCTGTGCCTGGTGATCAGCTACATCACCTGCCGCCTGCTCGTGGGAATCTCCAGCGGCGGTTCGATCGGCGGTGCCTACAACCACTACTTCACGATGATGCTGAGCGGCACGGACGTCGTCTACTCCGTCATCAAGGCCGTGGTCTTTGTGTGGATCGCCTCGACCATCCAGTGCTACTTCGGATTCAACGCCTCGGGCGGGCCCGAGGGTGTGGGTGTGGCTGCCGGGCACGCGATGCGCGCGGCCATCACCGTCGTGATCATCGTGAACATGCTTCTGACCATGGCGTTATGGGGAGTCGACGCCGGCGCAAGGTTCGGTGGTTGA
- a CDS encoding MlaE family ABC transporter permease — MTTFEGTSPARPATPSRDAVSGALKEYVRKHPVQAVETAGSQIVLGVRAMQYMFSDIVHRAFPWREFIHQGAFMAGSAVVPTLLVAIPIGVTLSIQFALLAGQVGASSLAGAASGVAIVRQGASLVAAVLMASAVGSAITADLGSRTMREEIDAMEVMGVSVIRRLVVPRVAAAVLVGVGLTGTTCFVGFLASYLFNVYFQHGAPGSFVATFASFTRVDDLVLALLKAILYGLIVAIVACDKGLTTKGGPAGVANSVNAAVVESILVLMLINVLVSQVYVMVFPRHGI, encoded by the coding sequence ATGACCACATTCGAGGGAACTAGCCCGGCGCGGCCAGCTACGCCGTCTCGCGACGCTGTTTCCGGTGCGCTCAAGGAGTACGTACGCAAGCACCCCGTGCAGGCGGTGGAAACCGCAGGCAGTCAGATCGTGCTCGGTGTGCGAGCGATGCAGTACATGTTCTCGGACATCGTCCACCGTGCCTTCCCCTGGCGCGAGTTCATCCATCAGGGTGCGTTCATGGCAGGCAGCGCTGTGGTGCCGACGCTGCTGGTAGCCATCCCGATCGGTGTCACCTTGTCGATCCAGTTCGCGCTATTGGCGGGGCAAGTCGGTGCGTCCTCCTTGGCGGGCGCGGCCAGCGGTGTCGCGATCGTGCGGCAGGGTGCTTCGCTGGTCGCCGCCGTGCTGATGGCCTCCGCGGTCGGGTCGGCCATCACCGCTGACCTCGGCTCACGCACCATGCGTGAAGAAATCGACGCGATGGAAGTGATGGGTGTGTCGGTGATTCGGCGCCTCGTCGTCCCGCGGGTCGCTGCCGCCGTCCTGGTGGGTGTAGGCCTCACCGGCACCACGTGCTTTGTGGGCTTCTTGGCCAGCTACTTGTTCAACGTCTATTTCCAGCACGGCGCTCCGGGAAGCTTCGTGGCGACCTTCGCATCGTTCACCCGCGTCGACGATCTGGTGCTGGCGCTGCTCAAGGCGATCCTCTACGGACTCATCGTCGCGATCGTCGCCTGCGACAAGGGGCTGACCACCAAGGGCGGCCCGGCGGGTGTGGCCAACTCGGTCAACGCCGCGGTCGTGGAATCGATCCTGGTGCTCATGTTGATCAACGTGCTTGTCAGCCAGGTGTACGTCATGGTCTTCCCCCGGCACGGGATATAG
- a CDS encoding NADPH:quinone oxidoreductase family protein, which yields MKAIQAQSLSGPEGLVYTDVETPGAGPNVVVVDVKAAGVCFPDYLMTKGEYQLKMEPPFVPGIETAGVVRSAPEGSGIKPGDRVMAFNFIGGYAERVAVAPSNILPTPPQLDDAEAVALIANYHTMYFAYARRGQLRAGETVLVLGAAGGIGTAAIQIAKGMGAKVIAVVNRTAATEFVKSVGADIVLPLEEGWAKAVREATGGAGVDMVVDPIGGPAFDDAVRTLASEGRLLVVGFAAGGIPTIKVNRLLLRNASLIGVAWGEFLRTHADYLYETQAGLEKLVAEGMRPPVSARIPLSEGRQALQDFADGKVYGKMVLVP from the coding sequence ATGAAAGCGATACAGGCGCAGTCGTTATCGGGCCCGGAAGGGCTGGTGTACACCGATGTGGAAACCCCGGGAGCCGGGCCCAATGTCGTCGTGGTCGACGTCAAGGCCGCCGGGGTCTGCTTCCCCGACTACCTGATGACCAAGGGCGAGTATCAGCTGAAGATGGAGCCACCCTTCGTCCCCGGAATCGAGACAGCCGGGGTGGTGCGCTCGGCGCCGGAGGGTTCCGGCATCAAACCCGGCGACCGCGTGATGGCCTTCAATTTCATTGGGGGATATGCCGAGCGCGTGGCCGTGGCGCCCTCCAACATCCTGCCAACGCCGCCCCAGCTGGACGACGCCGAAGCGGTGGCGCTCATCGCGAACTACCACACCATGTATTTCGCCTACGCTCGTCGGGGACAGCTGCGGGCAGGGGAGACGGTGCTGGTACTTGGCGCCGCCGGCGGCATCGGCACCGCGGCAATCCAGATTGCCAAGGGCATGGGCGCCAAGGTTATTGCCGTGGTGAACAGAACTGCCGCAACAGAATTCGTGAAAAGCGTGGGTGCCGATATCGTCCTGCCCCTGGAAGAGGGCTGGGCCAAGGCAGTGCGTGAGGCGACCGGCGGCGCCGGTGTCGACATGGTGGTCGACCCGATCGGCGGACCCGCTTTCGACGACGCTGTGCGGACACTGGCCTCAGAAGGCCGGCTGCTGGTCGTTGGATTCGCCGCCGGGGGGATACCTACGATCAAGGTGAATCGTCTGCTGCTGCGTAATGCTTCGCTGATCGGCGTGGCCTGGGGCGAATTCCTGCGTACGCATGCCGACTACCTGTATGAGACCCAGGCCGGGCTGGAAAAGCTGGTGGCCGAGGGTATGCGCCCGCCGGTCAGTGCGCGCATACCGCTGTCGGAGGGCCGCCAGGCGCTGCAGGACTTCGCCGACGGCAAGGTGTACGGCAAGATGGTGTTGGTGCCGTGA